One genomic segment of Paenibacillus xylanexedens includes these proteins:
- the spoIIR gene encoding stage II sporulation protein R, giving the protein MSRRIVKQIGLIIVCLMMIIMMWEGQKTDAAVAATAIPEQSIRLRILANSDAPGDQLVKREIRDAVVAQMGEWVAELENPQSLDEARKVIRDHLSEIENRVGEELASRGLNYEYQVELGSVPFPTKLYGGTVYPAGDYEAVRITLGEGKGQNWWCVLFPPLCFIDAGTGDALAKPSTVSAAAAEPGDVEASVQGDTPEARFFLWDMAVKLWSWVTGLFA; this is encoded by the coding sequence ATGAGCAGACGAATTGTAAAGCAAATTGGACTTATTATTGTATGTCTTATGATGATTATCATGATGTGGGAAGGTCAGAAAACGGATGCAGCTGTGGCGGCCACAGCAATTCCAGAACAATCGATTCGCTTGCGTATTCTAGCAAACTCGGATGCACCGGGAGATCAATTGGTGAAACGCGAGATTCGGGATGCTGTCGTTGCTCAGATGGGCGAGTGGGTAGCCGAACTGGAGAATCCGCAAAGTCTGGATGAAGCGCGCAAGGTTATTCGTGACCATTTGTCCGAGATTGAGAATAGAGTAGGAGAAGAGTTGGCCAGTCGCGGTTTAAATTATGAGTATCAGGTGGAGCTGGGTTCCGTTCCGTTCCCGACCAAGCTGTATGGGGGTACCGTCTATCCTGCCGGAGATTATGAAGCGGTTCGGATCACGCTGGGGGAAGGCAAAGGTCAGAACTGGTGGTGTGTGTTGTTCCCGCCGTTGTGCTTCATTGATGCAGGGACCGGGGATGCACTGGCGAAACCTTCAACCGTATCAGCCGCAGCGGCTGAACCAGGAGATGTAGAGGCATCTGTGCAGGGAGACACACCGGAAGCGAGATTCTTTCTGTGGGATATGGCTGTGAAACTATGGAGTTGGGTGACTGGTTTGTTCGCATAA